In Solanum lycopersicum chromosome 5, SLM_r2.1, the following are encoded in one genomic region:
- the LOC101250115 gene encoding F-box/FBD/LRR-repeat protein At1g13570-like — protein MPPKEKKRGSRALAPDILSNLPDNIIDAIVMRLPLRDAVRTSILSKMWRYNWCRLPVWTIDQAFWDMTNNAISPTTRFTNIIFHLLTLHVGPISKFTLSVATLGNCSKIDNLMYFLSRNGIQHLVLQFPRGNLYKLPSSFFTCSQISHLSLQNCLIMFPPAFKGFEKLVSLELCDVTIPSKFIGSLISCCPSLEHLVLHSTITNHIQIRAPKLKSFDFTGKLIFLSLEGVPLLEKLSLVDTGYSGKAGKCGIAKLLESFPALKHLHLDYFSVRFFAGEVPKMLPFALNSLKRLHLSEFSLDELDVASCAFYLIKSFPFLQEIEIEVYDDWVEPAGGDVTNEILEKVNSLSDVTLNHLRVVHFAGITGTDPEMQLIKFLLAKSPMLTRMLIKPSVGDDTPKSRIEVLAEITQFRRALPRAEVVYKLS, from the exons ATGCCTCCTAAGGAAAAGAAGCGTGGTTCTCGAGCTCTAGCTCCTGATATACTTAGCAATCTTCCTGATAATATAATAGATGCTATTGTTATGCGTTTGCCTTTACGAGATGCTGTGAGGACAAGCATCTTATCGAAGATGTGGAGGTATAATTGGTGTAGATTACCAGTGTGGACGATTGACCAGGCATTTTGGGATATGACGAATAACGCAATATCCCCTACAACTAGATTTACAAACATTATCTTCCACCTATTGACCCTCCACGTCGGACCAATTTCTAAGTTTACCCTCTCTGTTGCCACTCTGGGGAACTGCTCAAAGATTGACAACTTGATGTATTTCCTCTCTAGAAATGGCATTCAACACCTTGTTCTTCAATTTCCAAGGGGTAACCTATACAAATTgccttcttcatttttcacatGTTCGCAAATAAGCCATTTGAGTCTCCAAAATTGTTTGATTATGTTTCCACCTGCTTTTAAAGGATTTGAAAAGTTAGTTAGCCTGGAACTTTGTGATGTCACAATTCCTTCCAAGTTTATTGGAAGTTTGATCTCTTGTTGCCCGTCGCTCGAGCATTTGGTGCTGCATTCAACTATCACAAATCACATTCAAATTAGAGCTCCCAAGTTGAAATCCTTTGACTTCACTGGCAAGCTAATCTTTCTTTCTTTAGAAGGTGTCCCTCTTCTTGAGAAGCTTTCACTTGTGGATACTGGATATTCTGGGAAGGCGGGAAAATGTGGTATCGCCAAGTTGCTCGAGTCTTTTCCTGCTCTCAAGCATCTCCACTTGGATTATTTTAGTGTCCGG TTCTTTGCAGGTGAAGTACCAAAAATGCTCCCTTTTGCTCTTAACTCTCTTAAACGTCTTCACCTGTCCGAGTTTTCTCTAGATGAACTAGATGTGGCTTCGTGTGCTTTTTACTTGATAAAAAGCTTCCCGTTTTTACAAGAAATAGAAATTGAG GTGTATGATGATTGGGTTGAACCTGCGGGGGGTGATGTTACCAATGAGATTTTAGAGAAAGTGAATAGCTTATCGGATGTGACATTGAATCACCTCAGAGTTGTTCACTTTGCCGGTATTACAGGCACAGATCCTGAAATGCAACTTATCAAGTTTCTCTTAGCCAAGTCTCCGATGCTCACTAGAATGCTAATCAAGCCTAGTGTAGGAGATGATACTCCTAAATCAAGAATTGAGGTACTCGCAGAGATAACACAATTTCGACGAGCATTACCCAGAGCAGAAGTTGTTTATAAACTTTCATAG
- the LOC101252180 gene encoding F-box/FBD/LRR-repeat protein At1g13570-like: MKDARSINVLQEWEEKTQAYGTSGKRSWADEVEEDEGSKRKPSIWDKFDITRVSNAGLKLEYVTPNRQRGVVVCEIEHEDMREDKMLIIMPPEEQRLRLPSPDRLSNLPIHLVDDILSRLSFRDVVKTSTLSVDWQYTCRRFPEVKFDQTVWETPGDLTSPTIGFIPILDCFFRFHIGTTLKVTLDIASLKVCPNVDRLIHLLDTNFIQHFVLKLPFTYPPYKIPYFFFNCSALRYLYLMECEIHLPRFFQGFNKLISLKLKFVTLSSDTFESLISNCPLLENLVLKDINNPYLMSINAPKLRSFFFRGDIQLIYLENVPLLSNVQYEPKELVLEEKYGFDNIFSSIPALEYFSWDHFEVDIGSTEFIPTRLPSVLNCLKRLFISWIALGEFVELSFALFMIRSSPNLEEIEIQGCILNDGNYFESVPQEVVDEIPASFSDITFNNLRTVKFYDVLLEEGEMQLIKVLLANSPALVKLEIKPSQMENDKSLKVLAEITKFQQTSSKVEVVYLVD; encoded by the exons ATGAAGGATGCGAGGTCTATAAATGTACTACAAGAGTGGGAGGAGAAAACTCAGGCATATGGTACATCGGGCAAGAGATCATGGGCAGATGAGGTTGAGGAGGATGAAGGGAGTAAGCGGAAACCGTCAATCTGGGATAAATTTGACATAACTAGGGTTTCTAATGCAGGGCTTAAGCTGGAATATGTGACTCCAAATCGACAAAGAGGGGTGGTTGTTTGTGAAATTGAGCATGAGGACATGAGGGAGGACAAAATGCTC ATTATCATGCCTCCAGAGGAACAAAGACTACGTTTACCTTCTCCTGATCGACTAAGCAACCTTCCCATTCATTTAGTCGATGACATTCTAAGTAGGTTGTCTTTTCGAGATGTTGTAAAAACTAGTACACTTTCTGTGGATTGGCAATATACTTGCCGTAGATTTCCAGAGGTGAAATTTGATCAAACAGTCTGGGAAACACCAGGGGACTTGACATCCCCTACCATTGGATTTATCCCTATTCTCGATTGTTTCTTCAGGTTTCATATAGGAACAACACTGAAAGTTACCCTTGACATTGCTAGTCTAAAAGTGTGTCCTAATGTTGATCGTTTGATACATTTGCTTGATACAAATTTCATTCAACATTTCGTCCTTAAACTTCCATTTACTTATCCACCATACAAGATCCCTTacttcttttttaattgttcaGCATTGAGGTATTTGTATCTCATGGAATGTGAAATACATCTTCCACGCTTCTTTCAGGGATTTAATAAGTTGATTAGcctgaaattaaaatttgtaacgTTATCTTCTGATACGTTTGAAAGTTTGATCTCTAATTGTCCATTGCTTGAGAATTTAGTGCTAAAAGACATCAACAATCCGTACCTCATGAGTATAAATGCTCCTAAGCTAAGGTCATTTTTCTTTCGTGGAgatatacaattgatatatCTAGAGAATGTTCCTCTTCTTTCCAATGTTCAGTATGAGCCTAAGGAATTAGTTCTAGAGGAAAAATATGGTTTTGACAATATTTTTTCGTCTATTCCTGCTCTAGAGTATTTCAGCTGGGATCATTTTGAG GTCGATATTGGATCAACTGAATTTATACCAACAAGGCTTCCATCCGTTCTTAACTGTTTGAAACGCCTATTCATATCTTGGATTGCTCTTGGAGAGTTTGTTGAGCTTTCATTTGCTCTTTTCATGATAAGGAGCTCtccaaatttggaagaaattgaaattcaG GGGTGTATCCTTAATGATGGGAATTATTTCGAATCTGTGCCCCAGGAGGTTGTTGATGAGATTCCTGCAAGCTTCTCGGATATCACATTTAATAATCTGAGGACAGTTAAGTTTTATGATGTACTATTAGAAGAGGGTGAAATGCAGCTAATCAAGGTTTTATTGGCAAATTCTCCAGCACTGGTGAAACTGGAAATCAAGCCTAGTCAAATGGAAAATGACAAATCTCTCAAAGTACTCGCGGAGATAACAAAGTTTCAACAGACATCATCTAAAGTAGAAGTTGTGTATCTTGTTGACTAG
- the LOC109120251 gene encoding F-box/FBD/LRR-repeat protein At1g13570-like translates to MSINASKLRSFVFRGDIQLIHLENVPVLSNVLYTPRELVLQDEDDFVNIFSSIPALDCFSWDFFEVDNGSTEVIPTRLPSALNCLKCLFMSWITLGQFFELSFALCIIRSSPNLEEIEIKECILSDGDYFESVPQKVVDEIPARFSDITFNHLRKIKFYDVLLEEVEMQLIKVLLAKSPALVKMVIKPRQMETNKSLNVLAEITKFQRASSKVEVMYLVD, encoded by the exons ATGAGTATTAATGCTTCGAAGCTAAGGTCATTTGTCTTTCGTGGAGATATACAATTGATACATCTTGAAAATGTCCCTGTTCTTTCCAATGTTCTGTATACGCCTAGAGAATTAGTTCTACAGGACGAAGAtgattttgtcaatattttttcgTCTATTCCTGCTCTTGATTGTTTCAGCTGGGATTTTTTTGAG GTCGATAATGGATCAACTGAAGTTATACCAACAAGGCTTCCATCAGCTCTTAACTGTCTGAAATGCCTATTCATGTCTTGGATTACTCTTGGACAGTTTTTTGAGCTTTCGTTTGCTCTTTGCATAATACGAAGCTCtccaaatttggaagaaattgaAATCAAG gaATGTATCCTTAGTGATGGAGATTATTTCGAATCTGTGCCCCAGAAGGTTGTTGATGAGATTCCTGCAAGATTTTCGGATATCACATTTAATCATCTGAGGAAAATTAAGTTTTATGATGTACTATTAGAAGAGGTTGAAATGCAGCTTATCAAGGTTTTATTGGCAAAGTCTCCAGCATTGGTGAAAATGGTAATCAAGCCTCGTCAAATGGAAACTAACAAATCTCTCAACGTACTCGCGGAGATAACAAAGTTTCAACGGGCATCATCTAAAGTAGAAGTTATGTATCTTGTTGACTAG